One window of the Rosa rugosa chromosome 3, drRosRugo1.1, whole genome shotgun sequence genome contains the following:
- the LOC133735501 gene encoding defensin-like protein 19 codes for MASPIAAFRPTIALLVAFLLIASLALPIAEGACPLVSKRSKTWSGFCGKSANCDKQCRTWETAKHGACHATYKTVLGVKVATGRACFCYFCKKHT; via the exons ATGGCTTCTCCTATTGCTGCCTTTCGTCCAACCATTGCTCTTCTAGTTGCTTTCCTTCTCATTGCTTCATTGG CATTGCCAATTGCAGAAGGTGCATGCCCACTTGTTTCAAAACGAAGCAAGACATGGTCTGGCTTCTGTGGCAAAAGCGCCAACTGTGACAAGCAATGCAGGACTTGGGAGACTGCAAAGCACGGTGCTTGCCATGCTACGTATAAGACAGTTTTGGGAGTTAAAGTCGCTACAGGACGTGCATGCTTCTGCTACTTCTGCAAAAAACATACTTAA